The segment CCAGACCCAAAGGCAGCGGGCGATGAGACAGGCAAATTTGCGAAACACGAACGCGTGGCGTCTTGCGCTGACCGCTGTGGCCTGCATGGCACTTGCAGGCTGTGACAGTGTCGCCACCGCGCCTGCGGCCGAGCCCCCCGAACCTGGTGTGCTCGAGGCGACGCGCAACGGTCCCGCCAACGCGCCAGAGGGCAGCTGTTGGGGCAAGACTGTCAGCCCCGCAGTGGTGGAGCGTGTCACCGAACAGGTCCAGATCAAACCGGCGTCGGTGAACCCCGATGGCACCATCGGCAGCCTGCCGGTTTACCGGACCGAAGAACGACAGGTCATCGTCACCCCGCGCCGCGACAACTGGTTCGAAACCCCCTGCCCCGATGTGTTGAATGTCGAATTTGTCTCATCATTGCAGCGCGCCCTGTTGGCGCGCGGGGGCTATAGCGGGACCATCACCGGCAAACTCGACACCAAGACCCGCGCCGCCGTCGAACAGTTTCAACGCGCCGAAGGCCTTGACAGTGCCGTCTTGTCCCTAAGCACTGCGCGCACCTTGGGCCTGATCGCCGTCCCCCGCGAACCGGCCGAATAACGCAAAAGGGCACCCGCAAAGGTGCCCTTTGTTCATTCCGGTTTCTTCGGGATCAGTCGCCCAAGGTCAGCGCCACAAACCGTGGATCACCCGCACGCCGCACCAGCAACAACAAGGACTTGCGCCCCGCGTCTTTTGCCGCTGCAACCCGCTTTTCCAGATCCGCGATATCCGCAACCTTCTGCTGGCCGGCTTCGGTAATAACGTCCCCCGTGCGCAGTCCCTTTTCGAAGGCCTCCGAGGTTTCATCAATGCCTGTCACGGCCAGACCGGCCATGTCGCCCTCGATGCCCAACTCCTTGCGGATGGCATCGTTCAACGGTGACAGGGTCAACCCCAACAGATCCTTGGTCTCCGGCTCTGCCTCGGCTTCCGGGGTACCTGCACCGGGTGTTTCGCCGTTGGCATCCTCGCGCCGGCCCAACACAACCTTGATCGTCTGGCTCTTGCCCTCGCGCATCACGGTCACCCGCACGGCGGCCCCGACTGCGCTGTTACCGACCTGACGGACCAACCCCCGCGTATCAGCGACCTCGACACCATCAAAGGACAGGATCACATCACCGGTCATCAATCCCGCTTCTTTAGCGGGGCCGTCAGGCACGTCGGTGATCAGGGCGCCGGTCGCCTTGGCCAACCCCATCGCATCCGCCACATCTTCGGTCACATCCTGAATGCGCACACCCAACCAGCCGCGCCGCGTCTCGCCGAATTCTTTCAACTGATCAACCACCCGTGTCACCACGTTGGACGCCATCGAAAAACCGATACCGATCGAGCCACCGTTCGGCGACAGGATCGCCGTGTTCACGCCAATCACGCCACCATCCATATTGAACAACGGCCCGCCCGAATTGCCCCGGTTGATCGCAGCATCGGTCTGGATGTAGTCGTCATAGGTGCCCGACAGCGCGCGGTTGCGCGCCGATACGATGCCCGCAGAGACCGAAAATCCCTGTCCCAACGGGTTGCCCATGGCAATCACCCAATCACCCACGCGCGCCGCATCGCTATCGCCGAAACTGACAAAGGGCAGCGGTTCACTTGCTTCGACCTTCAGCAGCGCGATGTCCGTGTTGGGATCCGTGCCGATCACCTTGGCCTTCAACTCACGCCCCGAGAAAAACTCGATGGTGATCTCGTCCGCGCCTTCAATCACATGATTGTTGGTCACAACATAACCGTCTTCGGAGATCACAAAACCTGACCCCAACGCAGACGACCGGCGCGGCTTTGGCCCCTCGCCGTCGCCGCCATTGTTACGATCCTGAAACTCGCGAAAGAAATCTTCAAACGGAGAACCTTCCGGCACGATGCCGCGCGGGCCGGTGCGCCCCTCAACCACAGTCGAGGTCGTGATGTTCACCACCGACGGGCTGATCTTTTCTGCCAAAGGTGCCAAGCTCTCCGGCTTGGCAAACGCGACCAAAGCCTGCGCCAGAACCAATACAAAAGCCAGCACCGTCAGCATCATCGCCTTGAATGCGAACCCTTCTTGCATCCGCTTTGCCTGCACCTTGACCTGCGCATCGCTACGCTGCCGCGAATTGGCCTGTGATTGCATCCGTGTTCTCCTGCTGTAATCTATTGGAGCGCGCGCGCCCGGAAATCTATTGCAAACAGACTGCAACGCCCTTGCCCCTGCCGCAATATGAAAGATGTGGCTTATCACAGGGAATTCAACAGCCCTCGCAGCCCCAATCTCGCGCGACGCTGCAACACGCCCCTCTTTTTGGCCTTAAATGCTGCGGGGGGTCATCTTTGATGACGGGGCAGAGCCCCTAAATAAATAGCATGCAGGCGTGCCTGCACCTTTGGATCACACCCCGATTTGAAACGCGACCCAAACAAAAATCAAGCCACCAACAATCACCAGAAATCCAATCTGGCGCACGGCCGCTTCGGGAATCTGGCGCAGCGCTTCCAACATGCGCTCCAAAAGCGAAGGGGCCAGTGCGTACACCAGCCCCTCGAAAATCATTACCAACCCGAGGGCCAGAAGGATTAAGCTCAATTGCGCTCTCCCTCAACCGACCGGCTGCCCTGATCGGAACGCAGGTAGTTGAAGAACTCGCTGTCCGGCGACAACACCATGGTCGAGTTGTTGCCTTTCAGCGCCTCCTCATAGGCAGTCAGCGAGCGGTAGAATTCAAAGAACTCCTGATCCTTGCCGTAAGCTTGGGCAAAGATCTTGTTGCGCTCCGCATCCGCTTCACCTTCGATGATGCGCGCGTCACGGCGGGCTTCCGACAGGATCTCTTCATAGGTACGATCCGCCAAAGCAGTGACCCGCTGCGCCGCTTCGCGACCGCGTGCCCGTTCGTCCGTGGCTTCACGGTCCCGTTCGGCGATCATCCGCTGCAATGTCGCGGCAAAGTTCTGTTCCGGCAGGTTGGTCTGACGCAGGCGCACATCCACAACCGCAAGGCCCAGCGCATCGGCACGCGCGTCTGCACGCTCGCGGATCTGCTCCATCAGCGACGAACGTTCTGGCGACAGAATGGTGTTCGACGTCACCCCTTGCGCACCAAGCACGGCACGGATTTGCGATTCCATGATACCGCTCAGGTCGTTGATCGCCTGACGTTCGCCGCCCGCACCAATCGCCTTGCGATATTGTTCGATGTCATCAATCCGGTAAAGGACGAAAGCGTCGATCTCAAGACGCCGGTCATCCGCTGGCGTGACTTCGATCAGCTCGGTTTCCAAGGACAAGATACGGTCCTCGAACCGCACCACCTCGTCCAGCAACGGCACTTTGAAACCGATGCCCGGCTCCGTCACCACCTGCTTGATCTGGCCAAAGCGCAGCACCAATGCTTTTTCGCGTTCGTCCACAACAAAAATCGAGGAAAGTACCGCGACAATTGCAACCACCACAACCGGCAGCAATAAACCCAAACGACCCATTAGTTTGATCCTCCGCTGCGGCGCAGTTCGTTCAAGGGCAGATACGGCACAACGCCCTGCCCGCCGGAACCGCCGGTGTTGTTCTCAAGGATGATCTTGTCGACATCCCCCAGCACCTTTTCCATTGTTTCGATGTAAAGACGTTTGCGTGTCACATCCGGTGCCGCCGCATATTCGGTCAGAACCGCCTCAAAACGGCTGGCCTCACCCACAGCATCGTTCACGACGCGCGCGCGATACCCTTCGGCAGCTTCCAGAAGCTGTGCTGATTCACCGCGGGCTTCGGCCGTTTTACGGTTGGCATAAGCATCCGCCTGCCGCTCGACGCGGTCGCGTTCCTGTTCAGCAGCCTGAACGTCGCGGAAGGCATCCACAACCGACCCTTGGGTGGTTGTGCCATCGGCGTTGGTGATGATGACATTCTGGCTGGGCGGATCGACCTTGTTCAGGTTGACGCGCAGCACGTTGATGCCGGTTTGGCGGTTGTCCAATGTCGACTGGATCAACACTTTGACCTGGTCGGCAACCGCACCACGATCGCGGCTCAGGATCGGGGCCAGTTCGGATTGCGCAATCACTTCGCGCATCGCAGATTCAGAAATTGCACGGACCGAAGATTCCGGATCACGCAGTGAGAATTTGAAATCCTTCGGGTTCTTGATGTTCCAGACCACTTGGAAATCGATATCCACGATGTTCTCGTCCGTGGTCAGCATCAAACCGTCATTGCCGCCGCCGCCGCGCCGCACACCCAGTTCTTCGGTGCGGTTGGTGGTCACGTCAAACACTTCTGCCGTCACAACCGGCCAAGGCGCAAAATTCAGACCCTCGGTGCCGACTGCGGAAAACTTACCCAGAAACAACTCGATCGACTGCTGTTCGGGACGTACGGTATAAAAACTGGCAAAGCTCCAGGCGACAACAGCCGCCACAATGCCCAAACCAACTGTGCCGCGTGTCAAAACCGGACCCGAGCCATTGCCACCGCCGCCGGTGCCATTGGAGCGCTCGCGACCACCGCCGCCGCCCATCAGGACACGCAATTGTTCCTGACCCTTTTTGACCAGCTCGTCGATCTCGGGGATCTGCGGTTTGTTATCGCCCGGGCCACGCCCGCCGCCACCGCCGCCGTTTTTAATGCCACGGTTTTCGGGTTCATCGCCCCGTCCACCGCCGCCTGAATTTCCGCCGCCGCCCCAAGGGCCGCCGTTGTTACCAGCCATGTATTCGCTTTCCCCTCATTCTGCCGCACCTTTGCGACCGTCGTATTACGTCTTGATGTGGTTGTTAAACCGCCAATTTCAAGCACAGCGCTTTCGCTGCGCGGTTCAATCGCACCCCGTCAGGCGGTGCGCAATGGCGCACGCATCGTCACCAGCTCCTCGGACATGGTCGGGTGAACCGCACAGGTGGCGTCAAACTGCTCTTTTGTAAGCTTTGCCTTGACCGCAATCCCGACCATCTGGATCAACTCACCCGCGTTGGGTGCGACGATGTGACAGCCCAGCACGACGCGGCTTTCCTTGCTCACGATCAGCTTCATCATAACACGGTTCGACTTGCCCGCGAACGAGGTCTGCATCGGTTTGAACGACGTGCAGTATACCTCGATTTCTTCCTGATCCTGCGCCTGCTCTTCGCTCAGTCCCACTGTACCCATCTCTGGTTGGGTAAAGATCGCACTGGGGATCAAGTCGTGATCGACAGGTGTCGGATCAGAACCGAACACCGTCTGCACAAAGGCCATGCCTTCTCGGATCGCTACAGGTGTCAGGTTTACACGGTCGGTGACGTCACCGATGGCGTAGATCGACGGCACGCCAGTCTGGCTGTACTCATCAACCTCGATTTCGCCCTTGCGGCCAAGTTTGACGCCCACGTCCTCCAGACCCATGTCATTGGTTGATGGCATCCGGCCTGTTGCAAACAGAACCATATCGAAAACCTTTTCGGTACCGGTGCTGGCCTTGACCCAGATCGGTCCCTGCTGCCCTGCCACGGCACCGTCTTTCTCGGTGCGCATCGCTTCGGCTTCTTTATCCGACATGCCCATAGACGCATCAGATGCCGTCGGCTGCGGGCCATCGTGTTTGTCTTTGGCAAGGCACATCTCGACGATGTCGCTGCCGACATGCAGATCAACGCCGCTTTCTTTCATGCTTTCCGCAACCAGACCGCGTGCCTCGTCATCAAAGCCGCGCAGGATTTGTGCGCCACGGTAATACTGCGTTACCTCGACGCCCAAGCCATTCAAGATGCAAGCGAATTCACAAGCGATATAGCCACCGCCAATGATCAGGATCGACTTGGGCAGTTTTTCCAGCTGGAAGATATCATCAGACACAATGCCCAGATCGGCATTGGGGATATCGGGCCGCACAGGATAGCCACCGGTCGCGACCAGAATATGCTTGGCCGATTTCGTCGTGCCGTCCGCCAGTTCCACCGTATGCGCATCCTTGACCTTTGCGCGCTGGTCGAATGTTGCGACATCCGCACCCGACAGCAGGTTGCGGTAGATCCCTTCAAGCCGGTCCAGCTCCCCGTTCAACCGTTCGCGGAACCCGTGCCAGTTGAACGTCCCGGCATGCATATCGTCCCACCCGTAGGCCGCGGCCTCTTCGGGTACGCTCGAATACTCGGACGCAAAAACCATCAGTTTCTTTGGCACACAGCCGCGAATAACGCAGGTCCCGCCATAACGGTCACCTTCGGCAAGGCCCACCTTTGCACCATATTCACCGGCTGCAACACGTGCAGCACGCACCCCGCCAGAGCCCCCGCCGATTACAAAGAGGTCGAAATCAAAGCTGTCAGCCATTCTATAGGTCCTTAACTTAATCAGAGAGGTCGGAGAAAAGATTGTCCGACTCGACAAAATCCAGCCGCTCGGTGGCGACTGTTCCGTCATTTATGTCGCGCACCTCCACACGGCCATCCCCATAGCCGATCACAACTGCGTCACAAATATCGATGAACAAGCCGTTTTCGACCACGCCCGGCATCTGGTTGATCACCAGTGCCAGTTGGCGCGCGTTGCCAATGCGGTTCAGATGCAGGTCCAGAATGTGGTTCCCTTCATCCGTGATATAGGGCACGTCGCCGTTCATCCGCAGCGTCGATGTGCGCCCCAGAACATCCATCGAGATCAGCGTTTCTTCGATCAGCGCTTGTGTGGTTTGCCAGCCAAAGGGGATCACCTCGACCGGCAAGGGGAAAGCACCAAGGCTTTCAACCTCTTTACCGATATCGGCAATCACCACCATCTGGTCACTGGCAGTTGCGACGATTTTTTCCTGCAACAGGGCACCGCCGCCGCCCTTGATCAGGTTTAAACTGCCGTCGAATTCATCCGCCCCGTCAATGGTCATGTCCAGCCATTTGGCCTCGTCCAGCGATATCACTTCGATCCCGACACCGCGCGCCAGTTCAGCTGTACGCGAGGATGTCGGCACCCCCTTGATCCGCAACCCGTCATCGCGCACCATCTCGCCGAGACAGCGCACCAGCCACGCCGCCGTTGATCCGGTGCCCAATCCCACGCGCATGCCATCCTCGACAAATTGCGCCGCACGTTTGGCGGCGACAAACTTCGCCTTGTCGATGGGGGACAGTTCTCCGGCCATGGGCAGCTCCGATACAGGTGAAGTGCAGATCGTGTTTCAGCCCTTATAGGTAGATTCCCCTGTGGGCGCGAGGGTGCGATACCGCTTTTTTGCCTGCCCGCCAAATTGCTGCGCGCGCTAATTGCGCGAATGAACGGTATCGTTCCGAAACGCACTGCAAGAGGTCGCTTTCATCGGGGCACCTCGGATTGAAACGCCTACCAACACCACATGAGCTATATTCTGCATTACGCCCCTGACAACGCGTCGCTGATCATCCGCGCAACCCTCGAGCTGCGCGGCCTGCCCTATACCGTGCAGCTGGTCGATCGCAGCACAGGGGAGCAAACCTCTGCCCCTTACCGTGCGCTTAATCCCAATGGATTGATCCCCGTATTGGAAACCCCGCATGGGCCGATCTTTGAAACCGGCGCAATTCTGTTGTGGCTGGCAGACACCCACGGCGGCCTTGGTCCTGCGCCGGATGATCCGGCGCGCGCCGATTTTCTGAAGTGGCTGTTTTTTATCTCCAACACGATCCACCCTGCGTTGCGGATGATGTTTTACCCAGAGAAGTTTATTGCGCCAGCGCAGACGGCCGCCCTGCGCCGGGGCCTGTGCCAAACCCTGCACCAAAGTTTCACCACGTTGGATCAGGCCGCGGCCGCCGATCCCGCCTTGTTCGCCGGCACCAGCCCTACGGTTCTGGAACCCTATATCGCCGCGTTGTTGCGATGGTCTGCGCTCTATCCTGCCGATCATGACAAGACGTGGTTTTCTCTTGCCAGCTATCCTGCCCTGCACCGTCTGTGCGCGCGCCTTGAGACCCTGCCGCTGACGCAATGCTTGCACATCACCGAAGGCTTGGGCACACATCCTTTCACCGATCCACATCTTCCAACCCCTCCGATAGGCAGCGCCACCTGATGTTCCTTTCCGTCTTCGACATGTTCAAAGTAGGCATCGGCCCTTCGTCATCGCACACCATGGGCCCGATGGTTGCCGCCGCACGCTTCCTTGATGCGATGCGCGCCTCGCCGTTCAAGTTTGCAGGTTTGCGCGCCTCCCTGCACGGATCGCTGGCGTTTACCGGTGTGGGTCATGCCACCGACCGCGCGACGATTCTTGGCCTCGCGGGGTTCACGCCCGAAAGCTATGATGCGGATAAAGCCGACGCCACGCTGCAGGCCATCACCACCGAACACCAGATCACCGTCGACGGCCTGCCCCCCCTTACCTTCGACCCCAAAACCGACCTGATTTTTGACTACGACACGAAACTGGATGGCCATGCCAACGGTATGATGCTGATGGCCACAGACGGCCAAGGGGACGTGACCCTGCGCGAAACATATTATTCCATCGGGGGCGGCTTTGTCATGACGGAGGCCGAATTGGCCGCAGGCAAAGACACCGACGAGGGCGCGCCGATCCCTTTCCCCTTCAAATCCGCCACTGAAATGCTGGAGATGTCCAAGACCTCCGGTAAAACCATCGCCCAAATGAAACGTGCCAACGAAGTGTCGCGCAACGGCGAAATCCATCTGCGCACCGGTACCAAACGCTTGTGGCAGGTGATGAATGACTGCATCGATCGGGGGCTGAGCACCGAAGGCACCCTTCCCGGCGGTCTTGCCGTGAAACGCCGCGCGAAAGGTATCCATGACGCTTTGTTGGCGGAGCGCGGGCTGAACCAGCCTGCCCCACACACCATCAACGACTGGATGAGCGCCTACGCCATGGCAGTGAACGAAGAGAACGCCGCCGGCGGACAGGTCGTGACCGCCCCGACCAACGGGGCCGCAGGGGTCTTGCCCGCCACCATCCGCTATTACCTCGACCATGTGCCGGGGGCCTCCGAAACCCATATCGAAGATTTCCTGCTGACCGCCGCCGCCATCGGCGGACTGGTCAAATTCAACGCCTCGATTTCAGGGGCCGAAGCGGGCTGTCAGGCCGAAGTCGGCTCTGCCGCGGCCATGTCCGCCGCTGGGCTCTGTGCCGTGATGGGCGGCACACCGGAACAGGTTGAAAACGCTGCTGAAATCGCACTCGAACACCACCTCGGCATGACTTGTGATCCGGTCAAGGGTCTGGTGCAGGTCCCCTGCATCGAACGCAACGGCCTTGGCACCATCAAAGCCGTGTCCGCCGCCTCACTCGCCCTGCGCGGGGATGGCACACACCTTGTCCCGCTCGACGCCTGTATCGAAACCATGCGCCAGACCGGCGCGGACATGTCCGAGAAATACAAAGAAACCTCACTTGGTGGCCTCGCCGTCAACGTCCCCAACTGCTGAGCATCGCCCCCGCCGGTGACTTGAGACAACATTTTCCCCATGTCTTGCCGCTGCGCCCGCGGCACAACGGTCCCCATAAAAAGCAAAAGGGACAGACTGATGAACAAACTATTAGCCGAACTCATCGGCACTTTCACACTCGTATTTCTAGGCTGCGGCTCTGCTG is part of the Sulfitobacter geojensis genome and harbors:
- a CDS encoding peptidoglycan-binding domain-containing protein, whose product is MRQANLRNTNAWRLALTAVACMALAGCDSVATAPAAEPPEPGVLEATRNGPANAPEGSCWGKTVSPAVVERVTEQVQIKPASVNPDGTIGSLPVYRTEERQVIVTPRRDNWFETPCPDVLNVEFVSSLQRALLARGGYSGTITGKLDTKTRAAVEQFQRAEGLDSAVLSLSTARTLGLIAVPREPAE
- a CDS encoding DegQ family serine endoprotease, whose product is MQSQANSRQRSDAQVKVQAKRMQEGFAFKAMMLTVLAFVLVLAQALVAFAKPESLAPLAEKISPSVVNITTSTVVEGRTGPRGIVPEGSPFEDFFREFQDRNNGGDGEGPKPRRSSALGSGFVISEDGYVVTNNHVIEGADEITIEFFSGRELKAKVIGTDPNTDIALLKVEASEPLPFVSFGDSDAARVGDWVIAMGNPLGQGFSVSAGIVSARNRALSGTYDDYIQTDAAINRGNSGGPLFNMDGGVIGVNTAILSPNGGSIGIGFSMASNVVTRVVDQLKEFGETRRGWLGVRIQDVTEDVADAMGLAKATGALITDVPDGPAKEAGLMTGDVILSFDGVEVADTRGLVRQVGNSAVGAAVRVTVMREGKSQTIKVVLGRREDANGETPGAGTPEAEAEPETKDLLGLTLSPLNDAIRKELGIEGDMAGLAVTGIDETSEAFEKGLRTGDVITEAGQQKVADIADLEKRVAAAKDAGRKSLLLLVRRAGDPRFVALTLGD
- a CDS encoding DUF2065 domain-containing protein, giving the protein MSLILLALGLVMIFEGLVYALAPSLLERMLEALRQIPEAAVRQIGFLVIVGGLIFVWVAFQIGV
- the hflC gene encoding protease modulator HflC translates to MGRLGLLLPVVVVAIVAVLSSIFVVDEREKALVLRFGQIKQVVTEPGIGFKVPLLDEVVRFEDRILSLETELIEVTPADDRRLEIDAFVLYRIDDIEQYRKAIGAGGERQAINDLSGIMESQIRAVLGAQGVTSNTILSPERSSLMEQIRERADARADALGLAVVDVRLRQTNLPEQNFAATLQRMIAERDREATDERARGREAAQRVTALADRTYEEILSEARRDARIIEGEADAERNKIFAQAYGKDQEFFEFYRSLTAYEEALKGNNSTMVLSPDSEFFNYLRSDQGSRSVEGERN
- the hflK gene encoding FtsH protease activity modulator HflK, coding for MAGNNGGPWGGGGNSGGGGRGDEPENRGIKNGGGGGGRGPGDNKPQIPEIDELVKKGQEQLRVLMGGGGGRERSNGTGGGGNGSGPVLTRGTVGLGIVAAVVAWSFASFYTVRPEQQSIELFLGKFSAVGTEGLNFAPWPVVTAEVFDVTTNRTEELGVRRGGGGNDGLMLTTDENIVDIDFQVVWNIKNPKDFKFSLRDPESSVRAISESAMREVIAQSELAPILSRDRGAVADQVKVLIQSTLDNRQTGINVLRVNLNKVDPPSQNVIITNADGTTTQGSVVDAFRDVQAAEQERDRVERQADAYANRKTAEARGESAQLLEAAEGYRARVVNDAVGEASRFEAVLTEYAAAPDVTRKRLYIETMEKVLGDVDKIILENNTGGSGGQGVVPYLPLNELRRSGGSN
- a CDS encoding FAD-dependent oxidoreductase; the protein is MADSFDFDLFVIGGGSGGVRAARVAAGEYGAKVGLAEGDRYGGTCVIRGCVPKKLMVFASEYSSVPEEAAAYGWDDMHAGTFNWHGFRERLNGELDRLEGIYRNLLSGADVATFDQRAKVKDAHTVELADGTTKSAKHILVATGGYPVRPDIPNADLGIVSDDIFQLEKLPKSILIIGGGYIACEFACILNGLGVEVTQYYRGAQILRGFDDEARGLVAESMKESGVDLHVGSDIVEMCLAKDKHDGPQPTASDASMGMSDKEAEAMRTEKDGAVAGQQGPIWVKASTGTEKVFDMVLFATGRMPSTNDMGLEDVGVKLGRKGEIEVDEYSQTGVPSIYAIGDVTDRVNLTPVAIREGMAFVQTVFGSDPTPVDHDLIPSAIFTQPEMGTVGLSEEQAQDQEEIEVYCTSFKPMQTSFAGKSNRVMMKLIVSKESRVVLGCHIVAPNAGELIQMVGIAVKAKLTKEQFDATCAVHPTMSEELVTMRAPLRTA
- the rpiA gene encoding ribose-5-phosphate isomerase RpiA, which encodes MAGELSPIDKAKFVAAKRAAQFVEDGMRVGLGTGSTAAWLVRCLGEMVRDDGLRIKGVPTSSRTAELARGVGIEVISLDEAKWLDMTIDGADEFDGSLNLIKGGGGALLQEKIVATASDQMVVIADIGKEVESLGAFPLPVEVIPFGWQTTQALIEETLISMDVLGRTSTLRMNGDVPYITDEGNHILDLHLNRIGNARQLALVINQMPGVVENGLFIDICDAVVIGYGDGRVEVRDINDGTVATERLDFVESDNLFSDLSD
- a CDS encoding glutathione S-transferase family protein gives rise to the protein MSYILHYAPDNASLIIRATLELRGLPYTVQLVDRSTGEQTSAPYRALNPNGLIPVLETPHGPIFETGAILLWLADTHGGLGPAPDDPARADFLKWLFFISNTIHPALRMMFYPEKFIAPAQTAALRRGLCQTLHQSFTTLDQAAAADPALFAGTSPTVLEPYIAALLRWSALYPADHDKTWFSLASYPALHRLCARLETLPLTQCLHITEGLGTHPFTDPHLPTPPIGSAT
- a CDS encoding L-serine ammonia-lyase; this translates as MFLSVFDMFKVGIGPSSSHTMGPMVAAARFLDAMRASPFKFAGLRASLHGSLAFTGVGHATDRATILGLAGFTPESYDADKADATLQAITTEHQITVDGLPPLTFDPKTDLIFDYDTKLDGHANGMMLMATDGQGDVTLRETYYSIGGGFVMTEAELAAGKDTDEGAPIPFPFKSATEMLEMSKTSGKTIAQMKRANEVSRNGEIHLRTGTKRLWQVMNDCIDRGLSTEGTLPGGLAVKRRAKGIHDALLAERGLNQPAPHTINDWMSAYAMAVNEENAAGGQVVTAPTNGAAGVLPATIRYYLDHVPGASETHIEDFLLTAAAIGGLVKFNASISGAEAGCQAEVGSAAAMSAAGLCAVMGGTPEQVENAAEIALEHHLGMTCDPVKGLVQVPCIERNGLGTIKAVSAASLALRGDGTHLVPLDACIETMRQTGADMSEKYKETSLGGLAVNVPNC